A region of Vitis vinifera cultivar Pinot Noir 40024 chromosome 13, ASM3070453v1 DNA encodes the following proteins:
- the LOC132254885 gene encoding uncharacterized protein LOC132254885 has protein sequence MLSTPFCSHIIHYDPPRGFIVPKFSTYDGSSDPFDHIMHYRQLMTLNIGNDVLLCKVFPANLQGQALSWFHRLPPNSVDNFKDLSEAFVGQYLCSARHKQNISTLQNIKMQENESLREFVKRFGQAVLQVEAYSMDVVLQIFKQSICPGTPFFESIAKKPPTSMDDLFRRASKYSMLEDDVRAATQQTLVAGQAFRSGTERSAKPPDRLRPFDRRQGEQSRPERPPLTPLSIS, from the coding sequence atgctctccacgcccttttgcTCGCATATTATTCATTACGACCCCCCAAGGGGATTTATTGTGCCTAAGTTCTCCACCTACGATGGGTCCAGCGACCCCttcgaccatatcatgcattacCGACAACTCATGACTCTCAATATAGGCAACGACGTGctactatgcaaagtattccccgccaACCTACAAGGACAGGCTCTCTCATGGTTTCACCGCCTACCCCCTAACTCTGTTGATAATTTCAAAGACCTGTCGGAAGCCTTTGTGGGACAATACTTATGCTCTGCGCGACATAAACAGAACATCAGcactctgcaaaacataaaaatgcaggagAACGAGTCATTGAGGGAGTTCGTGAAGCGGTTTGGTCAGGCTGTGTTACAAGTAGAGGCTTACAGCATGGATGTTGTCCTGCAAATCTTCAAGCAAAGTATCTGTCCAGGCACCCCATTCTTCGAATCGATCGCTAAGAAGCCTCCTACGTCGATGGACGACTTGTTCCGGCGCGCGAGCAAAtactcaatgctcgaagatgacgtccGAGCAGCCACCCAACAAACCTTGGTTGCCGGACAAGCATTCAGAAGTGGTACGGAAAGAAGTGCCAAACCCCCTGACCGGCTAAGGCCGTTCGATCGAAGGCAGGGGGAACAGAGCCGTCCGGAACGACCGCCCCTCACACCCCTCTCCATATCCTAG